From Zingiber officinale cultivar Zhangliang chromosome 5B, Zo_v1.1, whole genome shotgun sequence, the proteins below share one genomic window:
- the LOC121986245 gene encoding uncharacterized protein LOC121986245 isoform X1, with amino-acid sequence MVEGDDEILGARVVDFSIDLRSIEEDFAMDLSLFSWIWGRKQREVPKLNPGNSSSSSSAAAAAAAAVDASGKRLDTSRSPSGETWRARRRRRTDPRVDKEHDAVIVPPDGGCVSCSDSDEEDWAVGWLEPHGPDFRSSEDSFAVLVPCYDRAPGNDDRLPEHGGFISQWLTQQSSESKLSSIRLF; translated from the exons ATGGTGGAAGGCGACGACGAGATTTTGGGGGCTCGAGTTGTTGATTTCTCCATAGATCTTCGATCCATCGAG GAAGATTTCGCCATGGATTTGAGTTTATTTTCGTGGATTTGGGGGCGGAAACAGCGCGAAGTCCCCAAACTGAACCCAgggaactcttcatcttcctcctccgccgctgccgccgccgccgccgccgtcgacGCTAGTGGAAAGCGTCTCGACACCTCGCGGTCCCCGTCCGGCGAAACTTGGAGGGCACGGCGGCGGAGGCGGACGGATCCGAGGGTCGACAAGGAGCACGACGCGGTCATCGTGCCCCCCGACGGAGGATGCGTCTCCTGCTCCGACTCCGATGAGGAGGACTGGGCGGTGGGATGGCTGGAGCCCCACGGGCCGGACTTCCGCTCGTCGGAAGACAGCTTCGCCGTGCTGGTGCCGTGCTACGACCGTGCTCCCGGCAATGACGATCGCCTCCCTG AACACGGTGGATTCATATCACAGTGGCTCACACAACAATCAAGTGAAAGCAAATTGAGTTCAATTAGACTTTTTTAG
- the LOC121986245 gene encoding uncharacterized protein LOC121986245 isoform X2, with protein MVEGDDEILGARVVDFSIDLRSIEEDFAMDLSLFSWIWGRKQREVPKLNPGNSSSSSSAAAAAAAAVDASGKRLDTSRSPSGETWRARRRRRTDPRVDKEHDAVIVPPDGGCVSCSDSDEEDWAVGWLEPHGPDFRSSEDSFAVLVPCYDRAPGNDDRLPVSGGFFC; from the exons ATGGTGGAAGGCGACGACGAGATTTTGGGGGCTCGAGTTGTTGATTTCTCCATAGATCTTCGATCCATCGAG GAAGATTTCGCCATGGATTTGAGTTTATTTTCGTGGATTTGGGGGCGGAAACAGCGCGAAGTCCCCAAACTGAACCCAgggaactcttcatcttcctcctccgccgctgccgccgccgccgccgccgtcgacGCTAGTGGAAAGCGTCTCGACACCTCGCGGTCCCCGTCCGGCGAAACTTGGAGGGCACGGCGGCGGAGGCGGACGGATCCGAGGGTCGACAAGGAGCACGACGCGGTCATCGTGCCCCCCGACGGAGGATGCGTCTCCTGCTCCGACTCCGATGAGGAGGACTGGGCGGTGGGATGGCTGGAGCCCCACGGGCCGGACTTCCGCTCGTCGGAAGACAGCTTCGCCGTGCTGGTGCCGTGCTACGACCGTGCTCCCGGCAATGACGATCGCCTCCCTG TTTCAGGTGGATTCTTCTGTTAA